The sequence TACCCGGGACCCAACCAGACCAATCGGTGAACCGGATGACCATCTACTGCGAACCCATCACCCATCTGGGCCGGAAATGGGTCAAGCTGGATATCGGCGATGAGATCCCGGTGGCCGAGATCAAAAAGAGGCTGCCCAGCCTGCACTGGCGGGCCGGATCCCATGAGGGCCTGATGCCCTGGCGGGAGAACTGGCTGGCCTACCTCCAAGCCAAGCTGGACGGTTTGGCCGAGGTCACCGACGCGCCCCAGCCCGGCCGGCGGGCCAGACGGAGCGCTGACGGGCCCCGGACGGACGGACGGAAAAGAAGGCGTTCATCTTCCCAAAGCCCGGCCCTGCCGCCGGAGTACCTGGAACTGCTCCGCCAGCGC is a genomic window of bacterium containing:
- a CDS encoding site-specific integrase, with translation MNDGTHDIPGTQPDQSVNRMTIYCEPITHLGRKWVKLDIGDEIPVAEIKKRLPSLHWRAGSHEGLMPWRENWLAYLQAKLDGLAEVTDAPQPGRRARRSADGPRTDGRKRRRSSSQSPALPPEYLELLRQRNYSEATIRVYVSHFNLLLAHTGHRPPQELGPAEIKAYLEYLSGEKGVSGSYRNQAMSAIKFYFEQVLTPAREI